A genomic window from Sulfurovum riftiae includes:
- a CDS encoding hybrid sensor histidine kinase/response regulator yields the protein MKILKHPVILNISIVLALAGAVLLSYHTYFHAHGYVTAKRSADLPLLLDDIASVLRKINDERLKSAGYLATHTKNRFESVVIAREEADQALLTLDSYVKKNPTVASYSTRVDDVRKALHRVRKEVERLNANYRDILFHGYHEEVFAPFAYLLTDLVSKQDAEVLKRYLLTYETVITLQENTVLEMTGIYYILLQKCPMSREDRLIWDQLIAKDRAPQFHTLPDSIAAVDLRALMSAEAYAQLLSEERKLIEQDANSSRYRVSVVDWLGKTGRKIDYFVQVESLLHTQIEKKVQENIAASKKLLTVYGSAALLLWLLLLRLLFLHLKRAKNKKLYKETQRDIELVFDKKQQKQLKRLIEEGNLNLIYKFLLKAIEDANRTKDLFLASMSHEIRTPLNGILGFTQLLKETEMTEEQKEFISVIEKSSEHLLTIVNDILDLSKIKAQKIELEHIAFDPVERFETAIESYAAKAVKERIDFHLFVDPELPTALIGDPTKISQILVNLVSNAIKFTSENGEVRIAIEKVSETQEDVRISFSVTDTGIGITAEQRKTIFEAFAQADVSTSRKYGGTGLGLSISGRLVDLMGGKLGIRSVKDEGSTFYFTLDLKKAEGAGRRVVDDMSEYTVGILDAHIGTEYEINRELEAYIAYTGATIRRYTDESLLAIEEKSELPDILFIDHKFRQRGGEIEKFLDIDTRIIVLSTGDQKRNLKRYGTRIDKILYKPVNFTKTLKALSDKEEGVENEEQIRFENIHVLVAEDNPINQKLIINVLNRLGVEVSIANNGQEALEERMAHSYDMIFMDIEMPVMGGMEATGKILSYEHSSGREHVPIIALTANALSGDRERYLGAGMDGYLSKPIELDALRGILKSYFEEKIAA from the coding sequence ATGAAAATACTGAAGCATCCTGTCATATTGAATATATCTATCGTTCTGGCACTTGCCGGTGCAGTACTTCTTTCTTACCATACCTACTTTCATGCGCATGGATACGTCACGGCCAAAAGAAGTGCGGACCTTCCTCTTCTTCTGGACGATATCGCTTCTGTACTGAGGAAGATAAACGATGAACGGCTCAAAAGTGCAGGCTACCTGGCAACACATACAAAAAACAGATTTGAAAGTGTTGTCATTGCAAGGGAAGAAGCCGACCAGGCCTTGCTGACGCTGGACTCTTATGTCAAGAAGAATCCTACTGTGGCATCATACAGCACTCGGGTCGATGACGTCCGCAAGGCATTGCATCGTGTCAGAAAAGAGGTGGAGCGTTTAAACGCAAACTACAGGGATATCCTCTTCCATGGCTATCATGAGGAGGTATTCGCCCCGTTCGCCTATCTGCTGACCGACCTTGTTTCGAAACAGGACGCCGAAGTATTGAAGCGTTACCTTCTGACCTATGAAACGGTCATTACGCTTCAGGAGAACACGGTCCTTGAAATGACAGGGATCTATTATATATTGCTTCAAAAATGTCCGATGAGCAGGGAAGACCGGCTCATCTGGGATCAGCTGATCGCAAAGGACAGGGCACCGCAATTCCATACGCTGCCCGACAGTATCGCAGCAGTGGACCTTCGGGCACTGATGTCCGCCGAGGCGTATGCACAGCTTCTTTCGGAAGAGAGAAAGCTGATAGAACAGGATGCGAACAGCAGCAGATACAGGGTATCGGTCGTGGATTGGCTGGGGAAAACAGGCAGGAAGATCGATTATTTTGTGCAGGTGGAGTCTCTGCTTCATACCCAGATTGAGAAGAAGGTCCAGGAGAACATTGCGGCATCCAAAAAGCTGCTGACCGTCTACGGCAGTGCTGCACTGCTGCTGTGGCTGCTGCTCTTAAGGCTTCTGTTCCTGCATTTGAAACGGGCAAAAAACAAAAAGCTCTACAAAGAGACACAACGTGACATAGAACTGGTCTTCGATAAAAAGCAGCAGAAACAGCTCAAACGTCTCATCGAAGAGGGCAATCTCAACCTGATCTACAAATTCCTGCTCAAGGCGATCGAGGATGCCAACCGTACAAAAGACCTTTTCCTTGCAAGTATGTCCCATGAGATCCGCACACCACTCAACGGTATCCTTGGTTTTACACAGCTGCTCAAAGAGACCGAGATGACAGAAGAACAGAAGGAGTTCATTTCTGTTATAGAGAAGAGTTCCGAACATCTGCTTACGATCGTCAATGATATATTGGACCTCTCCAAGATCAAGGCACAGAAGATAGAACTGGAACACATTGCGTTCGATCCGGTGGAGAGATTTGAAACAGCCATTGAGTCGTATGCCGCCAAGGCAGTGAAGGAACGCATAGACTTCCATCTGTTTGTGGACCCAGAGCTTCCCACAGCTCTTATAGGGGATCCGACCAAGATCTCACAGATACTGGTCAATCTTGTAAGCAACGCGATCAAGTTCACCTCGGAGAACGGGGAGGTCCGTATTGCCATAGAGAAGGTCTCCGAAACCCAGGAGGACGTCCGTATCAGCTTCTCGGTCACAGATACAGGCATAGGGATCACTGCGGAACAGAGAAAGACCATCTTCGAAGCTTTTGCACAGGCCGATGTCAGTACGAGCAGAAAATACGGCGGTACAGGGCTTGGACTTTCCATTTCGGGGAGACTGGTCGACCTGATGGGCGGTAAACTGGGTATCAGAAGTGTGAAAGACGAAGGATCGACCTTCTATTTTACGCTGGATCTCAAAAAAGCCGAAGGGGCAGGCCGAAGGGTAGTCGACGATATGAGTGAGTACACTGTGGGTATCCTCGATGCACATATCGGTACAGAGTATGAAATCAACAGGGAGCTTGAAGCCTATATCGCCTACACCGGCGCAACGATCAGGCGTTATACTGATGAGTCACTTCTTGCGATCGAAGAGAAGTCGGAACTTCCCGATATTCTCTTCATTGACCATAAGTTCCGTCAAAGAGGCGGTGAGATTGAGAAGTTCCTCGACATTGACACCCGTATCATCGTCCTGTCGACAGGGGACCAGAAAAGAAACCTCAAGCGCTATGGTACACGCATAGACAAAATACTCTACAAGCCGGTCAACTTCACAAAGACCCTCAAGGCATTGAGTGACAAAGAAGAGGGAGTTGAGAATGAAGAACAGATCCGGTTTGAAAATATCCATGTCCTGGTCGCAGAGGACAACCCCATCAACCAGAAACTGATCATCAATGTACTCAACAGACTGGGTGTCGAAGTGAGCATCGCGAACAACGGACAGGAAGCATTGGAAGAGCGGATGGCCCACAGCTACGATATGATCTTCATGGATATCGAAATGCCTGTGATGGGCGGTATGGAAGCGACAGGCAAGATATTGAGTTATGAGCACAGCAGCGGCAGGGAACATGTGCCGATCATAGCTCTGACGGCAAATGCGCTTTCCGGGGACAGGGAAAGGTATCTCGGCGCAGGTATGGACGGCTATCTCTCCAAGCCCATAGAGCTCGATGCATTAAGAGGGATCCTCAAAAGCTATTTTGAAGAGAAGATCGCAGCTTAG
- a CDS encoding rhodanese-like domain-containing protein has product MRIQYMFLPMLAASLLIGAEGIEYSGVMVTVNTAEKKQINYLIERKIPAICKKVPINNEMLWTGNFANPKVPEACKSTYVHTKGKLQPLQLYDDLETYGELEVLAFIKKMQTNDNLLLVDSRKESWFNYMTIPGAINMPFNYFKKRNNYEFHFEYALKYLGVTKDKEGWYDFRNAKTLLLFCNGPWCSQSPAMIHALREIGYPVEKLKWYRGGMQDWLGAGLTSTRKSEAKR; this is encoded by the coding sequence ATGCGAATACAATATATGTTTCTCCCTATGTTGGCTGCCTCACTGCTTATAGGTGCAGAAGGTATTGAATACAGCGGTGTCATGGTTACCGTGAACACAGCGGAAAAGAAACAGATCAACTACCTGATTGAACGTAAGATCCCTGCCATTTGTAAAAAAGTACCCATCAACAATGAGATGCTCTGGACAGGGAACTTCGCCAATCCCAAAGTCCCGGAAGCCTGTAAGTCAACCTATGTACATACCAAAGGAAAACTACAGCCGTTGCAGCTGTATGATGACCTTGAGACCTATGGGGAACTCGAGGTGCTGGCATTCATAAAAAAGATGCAAACAAACGATAACTTGTTGCTTGTAGACAGCCGCAAGGAGTCATGGTTCAACTATATGACCATTCCCGGTGCCATCAATATGCCTTTTAACTATTTTAAAAAGCGTAATAACTATGAATTTCATTTTGAATACGCTTTGAAGTATTTGGGTGTCACGAAGGATAAAGAGGGCTGGTATGATTTCAGAAACGCCAAGACACTGCTGCTCTTCTGCAACGGCCCATGGTGTTCCCAGTCTCCTGCGATGATACATGCGCTGCGTGAAATAGGCTATCCGGTTGAAAAGTTGAAGTGGTACCGTGGAGGTATGCAGGATTGGCTGGGTGCAGGATTGACCTCTACCAGAAAGTCAGAGGCCAAACGCTGA
- a CDS encoding carbonic anhydrase, with amino-acid sequence MKRTLSVLAAVALLSGAAVANEYGASKWGYTGHSSPETWGHLSEKYHQCSDGLNQSPINITHSITDPDHKPLNLDYKKGSKEVVNNGHTIQVNVDTGDTLVMDGITFELKQFHFHSPSENHIKGKEFPLEAHFVHLDKDGNIAVVAVMFEEGAENKDLAKIWKVMPKKEGKAELKVDDIAANLIPEKQHYYRFNGSLTTPPCTEGVRWVVLEKPLSVSKEQVKAFRDIMGHPNNRPIQPLDARVIVEE; translated from the coding sequence ATGAAAAGAACACTTTCAGTACTTGCGGCAGTCGCTCTTTTAAGCGGTGCAGCAGTAGCAAACGAATATGGGGCATCAAAATGGGGATACACAGGACACAGCTCTCCTGAAACGTGGGGGCACCTCTCGGAGAAATACCACCAGTGCAGCGACGGGTTGAACCAGTCTCCTATCAACATTACGCACTCCATTACAGACCCTGACCATAAACCATTGAACCTTGACTATAAAAAAGGTTCGAAAGAGGTCGTCAACAACGGACATACCATTCAGGTCAATGTCGATACCGGAGATACACTCGTCATGGACGGGATCACTTTCGAGCTCAAGCAGTTCCACTTCCATTCACCAAGCGAGAACCACATCAAAGGCAAAGAGTTCCCACTCGAAGCACACTTCGTACACTTGGACAAAGACGGGAACATCGCTGTTGTAGCTGTTATGTTTGAAGAGGGAGCAGAGAACAAGGACCTTGCAAAGATCTGGAAGGTCATGCCGAAAAAAGAGGGAAAAGCAGAACTGAAAGTAGACGATATCGCTGCGAACCTTATTCCCGAGAAGCAGCACTACTACAGATTCAACGGTTCTTTGACCACACCACCATGTACAGAAGGTGTCAGATGGGTCGTACTTGAAAAGCCACTCAGCGTTTCAAAAGAGCAGGTCAAGGCATTCAGAGACATTATGGGGCATCCGAACAACAGACCGATCCAACCGCTCGATGCAAGGGTCATCGTAGAAGAGTAG